The Henningerozyma blattae CBS 6284 chromosome 6, complete genome genomic interval CTGACCGTGTCATGATCGGTTGGCCTATTATGAAGGATCACTTAGATTTAGTATGTCCCTCTGAATCCTTATCCATCGCTGTTGACTGTCTACACGAAGGCACTATTCCTGATTATTATGGTTCAGAACTTGCCGAAGTATTTGTACTTACCCTAGATTCTACCCTCGTCTCTGATTCGTTTACGCTGTTACCTGCTGATATCCGTCAAGATTTTGCTACTACTGTAACTGATACTCTTCCTCCGAATGCTGGTACTAAGTCATACTCACATGAGATTATCTTAAAGGAGGGAGGACGACCACCTCGTTTAGCTCCGTACCGTTTAACACCgaaattagaaaaagaatGCCGCCAAATTGTTGAAgatttgttaaaaaatcaatttatcAGTGAGAGTAAATCTCCATACTCATCACCTGTACTATTAGTTAAGAAAAAAGACGGTAGTTTTAGGATGGTTGTCGATTTCAGAGAGTTAAACAAAGTTACAGTTAAGGATCCCTTTCCATTACCTCGAATAGACGATTTGTTAAGTAAACTCGGCGATTGTGCTCTTTTTACCACTCTGTATCTACATTCGGGCTATCATCAGATTCCACTAGATCCGGATAGTGAAGAAATGACCGGCTTTACTACCCCTTTTGGCCACTATTAATACAAAGTAATGCCGTTTGGCTTATGTAACGCCCCAGCTACCTTTTCTGGATACATTCAATGGTTAATAGGCAATACTCCTaatgttttgttttgtttacTTAGATGATATCCTAATTGCCTCGGAAGATAAGGAATCTCATCTTGAAGAAGGAAAATTTGGTATgcaaaaagaagaaatgtCATTTCTTACAAGAGTCTGTAGAATTCCTAGGATTCAGATTGGGTAAAAACGGTATTATGGtacaacaagaaaaaattcgAGCAGTTAAAGAGATGCCCACGCCAAACACAATTAAATCAGCTCAATCCTTTCTGGGAATGGTAAACTATTATAGGAATTTTATTCCCCAGTGCTCATTGTTGTCCAAAcctattattgaatttatttctaaaaaatgTGATTGGTCCAAGAAACAAGATCAAGCGGTTATTACtctaaaacaaaaattatgcTCAGCACCCGTACTAGTCCCATTTATTCCTGGTGACGAATACCGTCTTTCTACAGATGCTAGCACTATCGCTCTTGGTGGGGTACTAGAACGTTTACACATGGGACAACTTGTTGGTGTAATTggttatttttcaaaaactgTTAATCCTACTCAAGCATGTTATCCGGTTGGAGAAATAGAGTTGTTGTCAATCATTCAAAACTTACAACACTTCAAATACTATCTACATGGACACCACTTCATCTTAAGAACTGATCATATATCCTTATTGGCATACAGAAATAAGAAAGAACCCTCTGCAAGAATTTCACGATGGTTAGACTTCTTAGCTGAGTTTGATTTCACCTTAGAATACATTAAAGGATGACTTAATCATGTAGCAGATGCCTTAAGTAGACCGGCTACGGAAAATGAGATTACCACTAACGAAGTTAATAAAGTTGCaataattgaagaaattgaagatcCAACTATGGTATTTCCAATAAACAGTATAGAGAGAATCTCCCCAGTTGATTGGCGTGAAGATTGGATCCAAGACGCCTGGTCCGCTGCAGTTTTGGTATATTTAGGTTTGGTTCAAGATGTCAAGATTAATCCCACTGATAAGTGGTTATTTGATAAGTATGTTAAGAAACTCAAGCTGTCCAAAAAATCTATGGCTCGATACAAGTTTGATGaccaaatattatattatgatGATAGAGTCTGTGTACCTCGCTCCAGACGTACCGAACTACTAAACATTTATCACGATAACATATTGCATTGTGGACATTTTGGTGAAGTTACTAcgattaataaaatatgtcCTAATTACTATTGGCCTTCAATGACGGTAGATATTCGTACTTATATCAAAGGATGTTTACAATGccaaattatgaaaaaatttagacCTAAGAAAGATGGACAACTGGAACCATTAGATATTCCACAAGGACGTTGGCTAGAATTGtcaattgattttgttACCGGACTTCCAACTACTCAATCTCAGAACGACATGATCATGGTTGTAGTTGATAGGTTTTCTAAAAGAGCCCATTTCATAGCCACTCAAATATCCTTAGGATCTGTCGGTACGTTAGACTTATTTTATCGGTTTATTTTTGCTTATCATGGTTTTCCAAGAACGATTGTTTCAGATAGAGATATTAGATTCACCAGCTCGTTTTACAAAGAAGTGACAGAAAGACTAGGcatcaaattattactatctTCCTCTAATCATCCACAAACAGATGGTCAGACGGAAAGCGTTAACAAAACCTTAGGTCGGTTACTAAGAAGTTACTGTTCACAAGATCAAGATAATTGGGACCATTTTCTCCCTCACCTTGAATTCGTTTACAATTCCACATTCCAACGTTCTATTCAAGCTTCACCATTTGAAGTAGATTTAGGTTATGTACCCAACGAACCATTACTAGACATTGGTAATGAGCTGTCGGCGCGTAATCTATCCGCTGTTGACTTATCAAAAACCATCAAGGTGATTTCTCTAAGAACTACAGATTTTCTCAAGCAATCACAAGAGGACATGGAATCACATGCGAATGAAACTCGAACGGCCAATGATTACAAACTCGGTGAATATGTGTTACTTCACCGTGATGCATATTTTACTGGGGGAAAGTACTTAAAGATCCAACCCATATTGTTAGGACCATTTAAGATTGTAAAAATAGGAAAAAACACCGTTGAACTTGATCTACCATCATCCTTTAAGAAACATAGGGTTATCAATATAAAATGGATAAAAAAGTTTGTATTAGACAAAGATAGGTACCCAAAAAGTCTACCAAGAACCTCGATTGAACGAATACAACGTGCTCAGGAAATAATTGCAGTCATAGGGTACGATGTGGAAAGCCACGAATACTACTGCAAGATGAAAGATGTTGATCCCACTCTAACCTGTACATACTCGttagaagaatttaataagttAACAAGCTCAAAGAAATCTTCGTTGTTAAACAATTTCAATACGCTTGTGAATACAAATTAAAGAGGGGAAGATGTTGTAGACGAGATTgactttatactcatctacaagttgctaactagaaattatacataacACTGAGCAACTGCTAGTTGCATACCTGTGAATATCGGTTCAATGCATAATCTCTACTAGTTAGCCAGCATTACTCAAACTGTGCACTCCTACCCTTATAAGTAAGTTTACAAACAgtccaattaaagtaaaatgggAAAGGTGGcgttgacctttgaaaagtatttaaaggccTAGCTTTTCCAGACttaagacataaatttatagttctttcacatagttatttagtttaaaaagaacaacaattatattcgtaagttcgaagtattaactggtgttaagttaataagattgttaaGTTTAGTTTTGGTAATTACTATTTAAGTGTATCGTACTCCTAAGTTGGTCTACAACAAATTTCAACAAATTCCTGGTTCCTTGGCCCAGTTGGTTAAGGCATCGTGCTAATAACGCGGGGATCAGCGGTTCGATCCCGCTAGGAACCATTTTTTGCGAGAATATATATGGTCACGTGATAAACAATGTTTTCTAATATTCTTCTtgccaaaaaaataaatttatcttATTCAAGTATTTAAATCTCTGTATATTTTTGCTCTAGCTTGGTTTTTATTGAACAAGTCCAATTTATGTGTAAATTTTATGCTGACGGCAATTCACTTTCAAGATCTCTTAATAACATTGATAACGCATTTCTTGGTATTTTGCATGTTATCTATTTCTAATTACTACGTTAAGTGGGAATACGGACTATAATTACCAAATGCTTCATCTTTATAAAATCATCTGCAACCATAAGTTATTAtgaacaaataatatacttTGTAATTCAcctcaaaaaaaaaaaaaaaaaaaaggaaaatacCTGTGTAGTAGAATCTAGATTGGCACTTGGAATAAAAGTTGGATTACAATATGTGCGATTGTTTTCTAATACTTCCTCTCAAGAGAAATTATATGTCTAGTAAAATGAAACTATCTATGGAGTGACCTTAAGTAAATCATAAATGTGAGTCCTACTACAAGTTTTTAGATAAGGTGACCTctgtaaaataaaacttttcCAAACAATCCTAATTTCTGAATTAAAAACTAAAACTGTcataaaattattctaCCTCGTGCTTAAAATTTGGTATTAATCAAAGGCTTGTTTAGAGAAAACTAATTCCTGATACTTATGGTAAGATTAATAAAACCAGGAGCTGTAACACaaacctttttttttttgtttttcataataccaataatttctaatatcGAATTTATCAAGAATATGGGAGGGAGGGGGGGGGGGGTAATTACATAGCtgttcattatttttcttttttagaAACTTTCTGAGATGTAATCTTCGAGCTATGTTACGATAATTGTAAGTAGGTTAGTATCTGTagatcaaaaaaaattagataaaatGAGCTATTTTTTAGTAACTATCCTTGCagctattatttttttaatggcTGGTAAATTCGTtagattaatttttaattaaatatttttcaggAAACTCTATTCAAACTTTAAAGGATGGGTTCtctacttttttttttaatgaaaaattatttcctATAGCGGTATTTATTATGGCGTGCTTTTAATATGTCAAAGTAATTAATGCTGGCTTACAATCTTCCAGATCACTTAAGATCGATcaatttttgatatatacATTTTACCGATTTTAAGAAAATCTGAATACGTCATCGGGAATTTCCTTTTTCGCTTAAATTCGcgtatttaattttaggCTGGTTAATAATAGCTGGTTTAAAAATAGCTCCCTTTATTTACAtgtcaataaaaaaaaatgcgATGGATGgtgtttaataataattagaTGTTTATTGATCTAGATCAAGAtcaagattaaaaaaatacgaaATAAAGACTAGTTTTCTTATCTTGAATTATTCATATAAATACTGCAATGCTTTCTTGATAATGAATGTATTTGTTGTGTCAATTCTCAAGAAATCATCAACAAAAGATAACAACTATATATTCTAACATTCTCACAACTCGTCATTCAGAAAAATGCAATACAAACAAACTCTAACTGTTGCTGCCTTAGCTTCTACCACCTTAGCTGCTTACAAGCCAAATGAACCATGGTCTACCTTAACTCCAAGTGCCACTTATTCTGGTGCCATGACTGATTACACCGGTTCTTTTGGTATTGCTGTTATCCCATTGGCTACTTCAGCTATCTCCTCTTCAGCTGCCAAGGCTAAGAGAGATGCTGTTTCTCAAATTGGTGATGGTCAAATCCAAGCTGCTACTACTACCACCTCTACCGTTGCTCCAAAACAAACTGCTGCTGCTGTCTCTCAAATCGGTGACGGTCAAATTCAAGCCACTACCAAAACTGAAGCTCCAAAACAAACTGCCGCTGCTGTTTCTCAAATTGGTGATGGTCAAATTCAAGCCACTACTAACACTATTGTTCCAAAGCAAACCGCCGCTGCTGTTTCTCAAATTGGTGATGGTCAAATCCAAGCCACTACCAACACTGAAGCTCCAAAATCAACTGCTGCTGCTGTCTCTCAAATTGGTGATGGTCAAATCCAAGCCACTACCAACACTGAAGCTCCAAAGTCTACTGCTGCTGCTGTTTCTCAAATAGGTGACGGTCAAGTTCAAGCTACCACCAGAAAGACTACCACTTTAGATGGTAAATCTTTCTCTGCTACTGCCACTGAAGCTGAATCTACAACTTCTACCGCTTCTACTTCTTCCTCTCAATCATCAGAAGATGCCTTCTTCGAAGCTCAAGCTTGTAAGAACAATGGCACTTTAACTATGACATTAAAGGATGGTATCTTAACCGACGCTAAGGGTAGAGTCGGTTCTATTGTTGCTAACAGACAATTCCAATTTGATGGTCCACCACCACAAGCTGGTGCTATCTACGCTGCTGGTTGGTCTATCACTCCAAAGGGTAACTTGGCCATTGGTTCCAACGATGTCTTCTACCAATGTTTATCTGGTAACTTCTACAACTTATACGATGAAACTCAAGGTGAACAATGTCACAAAGTTTACTTGCAAGCAGTTGAATTGGTTAACTGTTAAGCATAACACAGTGATTCTTTTTGTACtctttttctgtttttcaTGTCATAACCATAATTTTGCATTCAATTGTCTTTTCACGCATCCCACGATGATTGTATACTAGTTCTTTtctcatttatttttaaacattttataaaaacTCTGTATAttctataaaaatttaatcaaaATCATACTATTAAATTTCGCTATTCTACTTCGAATATTACTGGAAAGCCCATCTACTGGTCAAGAAATAAGTGCAATGTCTATCAATATAACattatttacaatattttttccttttcctTTCCCAACTTGATAAATAATCTATGATTAAGATAGTATAAAGCAggtttataattatttttgaataaaaattctaatattattcaaaaactATTGGTTATACGACCAGATATATTACAagtttaaaagaataaagcCCTGCCTAAATCTTTAGTTCAATTTGAGTAGCccatattaaaagaaatttagattttcaattaataaacaaCTAACAGTAGCGTGATGTAATCTTGTATTAGCAAgtaattttgtatttttttggcAGTTGCAAATATTTGAAGGCTCTTATCATAAGGGAAAAGCTACGGAATATGTAAGCGGAAGAAAGGCGGAGTTTTGATATTAGTAGCAAACCCATTTTGACGGACATGACCAAGGAACGTGAAAAGATCTAGTGGGACTTAAAAGGGCAAAGAGACAAAGGACTTTTTTGGGTAACCCATTGTTATCTGTGTGTTAATTTTTATCCTTCAACCATTAAATACCTGGTTGCAAAACCTTCAATCAGTCCCAGCATGTGCTTTAGCAcctaattatatataagaaAGATGATGATTGTTTATTCTCTTCTAATTTAATCCCTATATATTTTGCCAAGccttaaaaaataaaataaaccGCTAGGACATtcgaaaattaaaaaaaagagtaaTATGGTATTAGTTCAATCCATAAAGTTTGGTAATACTGGTTTAAAAGTATGCCCTATTATCGTTGGCTGTATGAGTTACGGGAAAAAGCAATGGCGTGAATGAGTTCTTGAAGATAAAAAGGAAATCTTTGACATTTTAAAGCATTGTTATGATATTGGTTTAAGAACTTTTGATACAGCTGATATGTATAGTAATGGCCGAAGTGAACTCATCTTAGGTGAATTCTTGAAAGAATATAAGATCCCAAGAGAAACTGTTGTAATTTTGTCTAAAGTATATAACCCTGTTGATGATACCGTTCCTGCTTTTAGGCCAGGTGTTAACCCATTTACTGAAGACGAGAAGCTTCACTTTGCTAATCAAAAAGGTTTATCTAGAAAACATATCATAGATGCATGTAAAAATTCTGTTCGAAGATTAGGTACTTATATTGATGTGTACCAAATCCATAGAGCAGATCCAGATACACCAATAGAGGAGACAATGAGGGCTTTGAATGATGTTGTACAAGAAGGATTAACAAGATACATTGGTGCTTCCTCCATGTTAGCAACTGAATTTGCAGAATATCAATTTATTGCTGAGAAAAATGGTTGGTCTAAGTTTGTTAACATGCAAGATTGTTACAACTTATTATACagagaagaagaaagagAAATGATTCCATTTGTTAAGAAGCATGGGATTACTTTGACTCCTTGGTCTCCATTACAAAGAGGTTTATTAACCAGGCCAGTGAATGTAAAATCAACAAGATTCAGACGGTACTTTAATAAGCCGCGgtttaaatcaatatcaaGATTTCGAGAtcgaaattattaatcGTGTTAAGAAACTCTCCAAGAAGTATAATGTTTCAATGGCAGAAATAGCGACTTCTTGGATATTGAGTAAAGGAACAATTCCTATTTTAGgtttaaattcaattaaaagagTAGATGTAGCTGTAGATGCTCTATCCGTTAAATTGACTGACGAAGAGTACGCTTACTTGGAAGAACCATACAAGCCAAACCCTCTAATCCAGTAGATCATTTCATAGCTAGTAGTGTAAATAATTAAGCATCAATACTGAAGTTGTTTCTATACTGTAAATAATACTCTTACTAGATTTCTTTTAGTGATACTATAATtgctttaaaaaaagtcaTTAAGTTTTCAtacattttttgaatattttctttttagtacttttttatctacaaaattgaaatattttattcaagTAGAAACTAAATgttaaataaagtaaagtTAATTGAAgtattttgatatattcaacataatattttttaaaaagcATTGAGTTTTCTATATCTAAAACCAGAGTATAGTACAAGAAGATAACAACACTATAATTTTCGGTTTTAAATAGGTAGCAAATGGATTTGAAACGAAATTGAGTGTACATTTTAAATCGTCAAAGTAAAacaaaatcattttttttaaagatacCTTTTCAATGGTTTACTACtagttttaaaataaaaaaattaacatgAGGGAGGATATCTTTGAAACTAGTGATAGGTCGGtgtttataataataacgtGAAGCTAAGAACATTTTCATGTCATATTACTATAAGGACTAAACTAATGTATTAGTCACtgtaatatttattatacaataaagattttattagatatctattaataatgttttTACAAATTTAGCTATCAAAACAGTCAGAACTTCATTTTTAACAGATTATTTAATCTACTTGCAACaaacttttaaagaaaaaaaaattatgtgGTATTTCGGATTGTATTTAGATCAGAATAAGCTTGATTCCTTTatgtataatatatacaggaCTATGAACTATATTATGACCAATAAATAAGTAAAATCAGTTTATATACAAGCCTGAACACCTAGAGAATGCTATACCTATACATATTGTGTATTGAAACATACCGAAGAATAGCCCATATTGATGCTAATGTTGctggaaaataattattttattctcCAGAAAATCCAATATTTAATCAAgaatatcatcattaaataatgtcaGCTTCTCTCAACTTCCAGTAAATGCATACCAGATGTTACCATATCAATTGAAGCAGATTTATTGTtcttataaataaataaagtaacGAAAATTGAGGCAACTTGGCCGAGTGGTTAAGGCGATAGATTAGAAATCTCTTGGGCTCTGCCCGCACAGGTTCGAATCCTGTAGTTGTCGAATTTTTCTCACAAAAAGATAAATCACGTGATATATATCCTCTTCAGGTTTAGtttttttagtttctttttttttttttagttctTTACCAGGTATCAGTGGCAAAAATAAAGgtattcaaattaatagataaatgtataaattttagatattaaatttcatcttagtaaaacaatttattttcaaataataataataattataatattgtttatatataagGGCAAACACATAACTATCTATTAGAACTGAATACTAGTTATCTTCgagagaaaaataataataatagtaataataatataatacagAATGGGACAAGGGCCTTCACAAAATaagaaacaaaagaaaGGTAATCAAAAACCAAAATATGAACCACCAGTTCAATCGAAGTTTGGTAGAAAAAAGAGAACCAGTGGACCAGCTACGGCAGAAAAATTACCTAATATCTATCCTAATACTCGTTGTAAATTAAAGTTACTTAGAATGGAAAGAATTAAGgatcatttattattagaagaagaatatgTTATAAATtctgaaatattaaaaccatttgaaaaaaagcAGGAGGAAGAAAAGAAGCAATTACAGGAAATTAGAGGAAATCCATTAAGTATTGGTGTATTGgaagaaattattgatgatgatcATGCAATTGTTACCAGTCCAACAATGCCTGACTATTATGTTTCAATTTTGTCCTTTGTTGacaaagaattattagaacCTGGTTGTTCTGTTTTATTACATCATAAGACAATGTCTATTGTTGGTGTATTACAAGACGATGCTGATCCAATGGTTTCTGTTATGAAAATGGACAAATCTCCAACTGAAACATATAGTGACATTGGTGGTTTAGAATCACAAATCCAAGAAATCAAAGAAGCTGTCGAACTACCATTAACTCATCCAGAATTATACGAAGAAATGGGTATTAAACCACCAAAGGGTGTTATCTTATACGGTGCACCAGGTACAGGTAAAACTTTATTAGCCAAAGCTGTGGCGAATCAAACATCTGCCACATTTTTAAGAATTGTTGGTTCAGAATTAATTCAGAAATATTTAGGTGATGGTCCAAGATTAGTTAGACAAATCTTTAAAGTAGCAGGTGAAAATGCTCCAAGTATTGTATTTATTGATGAAATCGATGCAATTGGTACTAAGAGATATGATTCAAATAGTGGTGGTGAAAGAGAAATTCAAAGAACAATGCTGGAACTATTAAATCAACTAGATGGTTTCGATGATACAAGTGATGTTAAAGTTATAATGGCAACTAATAAGATAGAAAGTTTAGATCCGGCCTTAATTAGACCTGGTAGAATCGATCGTAAAATTCTATTCGAAAACCCAGATTTATCAACCAAACGTAAAATTCTTGCTATTCACACTTCTAAGATGAGTTTAAGTGAAGATGTCAGTTTGGATGAATTGGTCACCTCTAAAGATGATCTATCAGGTGCCGATATTCAAGCCATGTGTACAGAAGCTGGGTTACTGGCTCTTAGAGAAAGAAGAATGCAAGTTACTGCAAAGGACTTCGAACAAGGTAAAGAGCGTGTCTTGAAGAACAAGATTGAAGAAAACTTGGAAGGTTTATATTTGTAAGCATGCATCTACTTTTTCCACTGACCAAGCTCTTTAACATTTTAAGTACTGGAATGcatatagatatatattctcAGCATGTAAGCATTATTCGATGAGCATCCATGATCCCAACTGTGCTAATTGAATAGCAACTTTAATCAAAAGTAACTTTTGGCATAAGGaagtttatttatatttatatttatacttCTGTTTATGTTTCTActtctgcttctgcttctAAATATAGCAATTACCGTAATAGTTCCGTATCACGTGAACGTCAATTTGAGGTATGCAGATTTCCGATGAACtgggaaaaaaaactacGTAACGTAAGGCCACTAAAAATAAGCATTTGCTAAATactgaaaaagaaaaaaaaaagccaTTGATGGCTATGAAGCTGGAAGGACAATTTGACTAAccagttttttttattttatttttgaaaaaaagtacAATAAGAGTCGTAATCATATACATCTACTTCTGATTAACCATAAAATATCTAATCTGTTAAAAAACAATAGAAACAGAGCAAGAACATTTAAAGAAAGTCATATCAAAGTGTTAAGTGTATTCGTCTTTTTCATCGATATAAGGGcatatcaattttatttaattaccAATTTGCTAATAAGTGATCATATCTTGGAGTATTACCTATTagctattattattaactactaatatatatactgcattattttctttatttttctttattattattatttattattagatttttttttttttttttttctatatttttattcattttaccGTTTTTAGATCGATAAATTTCGGTTACTTTGCTGCTCCACATTATTTGCGATAttatactattttttttttcaatataattaaGAAAAcccaaaaaaaagacataATAaccattaaaatataatttaggAAGAAAACTCTATTCTTAGAAACGATTGGTACTATTGTATATTAgacttttattataaattgcCAAGAAGacaattcttttttaacttAATTGTAGTAACAAggtattaaaaatttcaaaaaaaaaaaaaaaaaaaaaattaaacagattgagaaataaaatacgACAAATATATTGCAATTACATCTTATAACTAGTAAATATTGTAATGGTAGATCATAAGAAGGAAGTCAACAAAGATAATGAGCTAACATATAAAGTTGGGGTTgcagaaaataaaaatgcaCGATTTCGTCGAACGATGGAAGATGTGCATACTTTTGTAAAGAATTTTGCATCTAGATTAGACTGGGGCTACTTTGCTGTATTTGATGGGCATGCTGGTATTCAGGCCTCCAAATGGTGTGGGTCACATTTGCATACAgtaattgaagaaaaaatactaGACGACGAAACAAGAGATATAAGAGATGTTTTAAACGAATCGTTTGTAACGATTGATAAACATATTAATTCAGAATTGACTGGCAGTAGTGGATGTACAGCAGCAGTATGTGTTCTTCGTTGGGAAGTTCCTGATGATATATCAGTAGATAATATCAATCTCACACAACATAAACGTAAATTATATACAGCAAATGTCGGTGACACTCGAATAGTATTGTTTAGAAATGGTAGTAGTATTAGATTAACATATGATCATAAGGCGTCAGATCAATTAGAGATGGAAAGAATTGAAAGTGCCGGTGGTTTAATTATGAAAAGTAGAGTGAATGGTATGTTAGCAGTTACACGTTCATTAGGTGATAAGTTTTTTGATAGCCTCGTAGTAGCGACACCCTTCACAACAAGCGTTGAGATAACCGACCAAGATGagtttttaattattgCATGTGATGGGTTATGGGACGTTATTGAAGATCAAGAAGCATGTGAAATgattaaagatattaacGACCCTAATGAAGCCGCTAAAATATTAGTTAGAATGGCATTAGAAAAAGGAACTACTGATAATGTTACAGTAATGGTAGTTTTCCTATAATAGAcatttgtaaaattaaattacaaccaattattaatcaaatcaaaatatataattttaatctCACTTCAAAGTTACTGTCAAGAAGTTCATCCTATGCATATAACAATAGCTAcctatataatataataattcagtgttgtttttatttaataaaagatataGTGAGATCTTATCACGTTTGTcaagaagaatatttttagcATCTTAAGGGGGGAGGGAGTTGATtagttttgaaatttttttttcctaataaaaaacttttatataatattaatgaaactaATTGCTATAATTGTGTTTGGTGGTAATATATCGATAATTTAAACAGCATTGCTTCTAGAttgtttgaataaaaattgtaataaagTGATTTGAGCAAAACTCATACcacaaattaataaaatccCGTAAAATGAAAACCATTGGATTCTGCTCACCGTTGATTCAACAGTACTGTTGTTTCTGCTATTTCTACTTTTATAATATGATAAGTTTTTCTCCAGAATATACAATTGTCTCTCTATTGAATCAACTTTATCTTCTAATGATCTTTGCAATTCTTCtgtttcatcatcatctaaaTTTCTTTGTTGTTTTCTTTGATCACGTCTTTGTCTTCTAGC includes:
- the TBLA0F00655 gene encoding reverse transcriptase family protein, which translates into the protein MANIDSQHPSVYPDSDTPINHDSAIPTIVDHSHPVVPIFSAELTPLVGPRLEPCCLVNNVPVTVLFDSGSPTSFVSASLVAKHHWPTYSVTPFKWKGALPGSAQSTLATTCSIQVQDQLLKVAAYVAPELTDRVMIGWPIMKDHLDLVCPSESLSIAVDCLHEGTIPDYYGSELAEVFVLTLDSTLVSDSFTLLPADIRQDFATTVTDTLPPNAGTKSYSHEIILKEGGRPPRLAPYRLTPKLEKECRQIVEDLLKNQFISESKSPYSSPVLLVKKKDGSFRMVVDFRELNKVTVKDPFPLPRIDDLLSKLGDCALFTTLYLHSGYHQIPLDPDSEEMTGFTTPFGHY
- the TBLA0F00657 gene encoding Ty3/Gypsy family RNase HI domain-containing protein — encoded protein: MVQQEKIRAVKEMPTPNTIKSAQSFLGMVNYYRNFIPQCSLLSKPIIEFISKKCDWSKKQDQAVITLKQKLCSAPVLVPFIPGDEYRLSTDASTIALGGVLERLHMGQLVGVIGYFSKTVNPTQACYPVGEIELLSIIQNLQHFKYYLHGHHFILRTDHISLLAYRNKKEPSARISRWLDFLAEFDFTLEYIKG
- the TBLA0F00660 gene encoding integrase; translation: MVFPINSIERISPVDWREDWIQDAWSAAVLVYLGLVQDVKINPTDKWLFDKYVKKLKLSKKSMARYKFDDQILYYDDRVCVPRSRRTELLNIYHDNILHCGHFGEVTTINKICPNYYWPSMTVDIRTYIKGCLQCQIMKKFRPKKDGQLEPLDIPQGRWLELSIDFVTGLPTTQSQNDMIMVVVDRFSKRAHFIATQISLGSVGTLDLFYRFIFAYHGFPRTIVSDRDIRFTSSFYKEVTERLGIKLLLSSSNHPQTDGQTESVNKTLGRLLRSYCSQDQDNWDHFLPHLEFVYNSTFQRSIQASPFEVDLGYVPNEPLLDIGNELSARNLSAVDLSKTIKVISLRTTDFLKQSQEDMESHANETRTANDYKLGEYVLLHRDAYFTGGKYLKIQPILLGPFKIVKIGKNTVELDLPSSFKKHRVINIKWIKKFVLDKDRYPKSLPRTSIERIQRAQEIIAVIGYDVESHEYYCKMKDVDPTLTCTYSLEEFNKLTSSKKSSLLNNFNTLVNTN
- the TBLA0F00670 gene encoding uncharacterized protein, with translation MQYKQTLTVAALASTTLAAYKPNEPWSTLTPSATYSGAMTDYTGSFGIAVIPLATSAISSSAAKAKRDAVSQIGDGQIQAATTTTSTVAPKQTAAAVSQIGDGQIQATTKTEAPKQTAAAVSQIGDGQIQATTNTIVPKQTAAAVSQIGDGQIQATTNTEAPKSTAAAVSQIGDGQIQATTNTEAPKSTAAAVSQIGDGQVQATTRKTTTLDGKSFSATATEAESTTSTASTSSSQSSEDAFFEAQACKNNGTLTMTLKDGILTDAKGRVGSIVANRQFQFDGPPPQAGAIYAAGWSITPKGNLAIGSNDVFYQCLSGNFYNLYDETQGEQCHKVYLQAVELVNC
- the TBLA0F00680 gene encoding uncharacterized protein, with product MYSNGRSELILGEFLKEYKIPRETVVILSKVYNPVDDTVPAFRPGVNPFTEDEKLHFANQKGLSRKHIIDACKNSVRRLGTYIDVYQIHRADPDTPIEETMRALNDVVQEGLTRYIGASSMLATEFAEYQFIAEKNGWSKFVNMQDCYNLLYREEEREMIPFVKKHGITLTPWSPLQRGLLTRPVNVKSTRFRRYFNKPRFKSISRFRDRNY
- the RPT2 gene encoding proteasome regulatory particle base subunit RPT2 (similar to Saccharomyces cerevisiae RPT2 (YDL007W); ancestral locus Anc_3.216); this translates as MGQGPSQNKKQKKGNQKPKYEPPVQSKFGRKKRTSGPATAEKLPNIYPNTRCKLKLLRMERIKDHLLLEEEYVINSEILKPFEKKQEEEKKQLQEIRGNPLSIGVLEEIIDDDHAIVTSPTMPDYYVSILSFVDKELLEPGCSVLLHHKTMSIVGVLQDDADPMVSVMKMDKSPTETYSDIGGLESQIQEIKEAVELPLTHPELYEEMGIKPPKGVILYGAPGTGKTLLAKAVANQTSATFLRIVGSELIQKYLGDGPRLVRQIFKVAGENAPSIVFIDEIDAIGTKRYDSNSGGEREIQRTMLELLNQLDGFDDTSDVKVIMATNKIESLDPALIRPGRIDRKILFENPDLSTKRKILAIHTSKMSLSEDVSLDELVTSKDDLSGADIQAMCTEAGLLALRERRMQVTAKDFEQGKERVLKNKIEENLEGLYL